DNA sequence from the uncultured Campylobacter sp. genome:
GCTTTTAAAGGAGCTTAAATGATAGCGATCTTAGGCGCGATGCGCGAGGAGGTCGCTCCTCTGCTTGAGCGTATCAAGGATTACAGAGAGGTTAAGCACGCAAATAACGTATTTTACCTCGCAAATTTCAGCGACAAAGAGCTCGTGATCGCCTACTCTAAGATCGGCAAGGTAAACGCCGCTCTAACCGCAAGCGCGATGATCGAGAAATTCGGCGCCAGGAAGCTACTTTTTACCGGCGTTGCAGGCGCGCTAAATCCAAATTTGAAAATCGGCGATATGCTCTATGCTACCAGCCTCGTGCAACACGACGTCGATATCACGGCGTTTGGGCACCCGCACGGCTACGTGCCCGAGACCAGCATCTTTATCAAAAGCGACGACGCACTAAATGCGTTAGCCTCTAGCGTCGCGGCCGAAAAAGGCATCGAGTTAAAAGGTGGCATCATAGCCACGGGCGATCAGTTTATCTGCGATAATACTAAAAAAGAGTGGTTAAAAGCGACTTTCAAAGCCGATGCGGCCGAGATGGAGGGCGCTAGCGTGGCGCTAGTTTGCGAGAGTCTGGGCGTGCCGTTTTTCGTGCTTCGCGCCATCAGCGACGAGGCGGGCGGCAGCGCGGAGTTTGACTTCGATAAATTTTTACAAGACTCGGCAAACGTGAGCGCGCAGTTCATGCTCGCGATGATCGAGCGGCTATGATAGAGCTTAGCAAGCGGCTGCTACGCCAGGTCGGGCAGACCAACGCCAGATACCGCATGGTGCGCGGCGGGGATAAAATTTTGCTCGGTCTTAGCGGTGGTAAGGACAGCCTCGCACTCGCGCACGTGCTAAAACATATGCAAAACGTCACGCCCGAAAAATTTGAGTTTAAGGCCGTGACGCTAAGCTACGGCATGGGCGAGGACTACGCCTATCTCACGCGCCACTGCGCCGAGCACGGCATCGAGCACGACGTGATCGATAGCTCGATATTCGAGATATCCAAGGACA
Encoded proteins:
- a CDS encoding 5'-methylthioadenosine/adenosylhomocysteine nucleosidase, which gives rise to MIAILGAMREEVAPLLERIKDYREVKHANNVFYLANFSDKELVIAYSKIGKVNAALTASAMIEKFGARKLLFTGVAGALNPNLKIGDMLYATSLVQHDVDITAFGHPHGYVPETSIFIKSDDALNALASSVAAEKGIELKGGIIATGDQFICDNTKKEWLKATFKADAAEMEGASVALVCESLGVPFFVLRAISDEAGGSAEFDFDKFLQDSANVSAQFMLAMIERL